The following are encoded together in the Pedobacter sp. D749 genome:
- a CDS encoding FAD-binding oxidoreductase — MNFTKINAEILAEIKAAIGADKVFTDAESLENYSHDETEDLRYQPELVVKPTSPEEVSAVLKICNAHHVPVTPRGGGTGLSGAALPIYGGVSLSMEKFKSIIDIDTENLQATVEPGVITEEFINAVAGKGLLYPVDPSSKGSCFIGGNVAHGSGGPRVVKYGTIREYILNLEVVLPNGDIIWTGANTLKYASGYNLTQLMIGSEGTLGVVTKIVTKLLPKPTQSVLMMGAFSTNEDACAAVSAIFRAGVTPSALEFMERKGVEWVIKFDDIKFDLKDGVAALLMIEFDGDDLDDIFKNCEKTNVVLEEHNCTEVLFADTAAQKEELWRMRRTMAESVKSNSVYKEEDTVVPRAALPQLINGIKEIGAKYGFESVCYGHAGDGNLHVNIIKAGMSDEDWKNKLKFGIAEIFELTTALGGTLSGEHGIGLVQKEFMPIKYSEIHLNLMRGIKTVFDPNGILNPGKIMPD, encoded by the coding sequence GCAGAAATTAAAGCTGCCATTGGAGCAGATAAAGTTTTTACTGATGCGGAAAGTTTAGAAAATTACAGTCATGACGAAACGGAGGATTTGCGTTACCAACCAGAGTTGGTGGTAAAGCCAACTTCGCCTGAAGAAGTTTCTGCTGTATTGAAAATCTGTAATGCCCACCATGTTCCGGTTACGCCCCGCGGTGGTGGTACGGGTTTAAGTGGTGCCGCTTTGCCGATTTATGGTGGTGTTTCCCTATCAATGGAAAAATTTAAATCCATCATCGATATTGATACCGAAAACTTACAGGCAACTGTTGAGCCAGGGGTTATTACTGAAGAGTTTATTAATGCAGTAGCCGGGAAAGGTCTTTTGTATCCGGTTGATCCAAGCAGTAAAGGATCTTGTTTTATTGGCGGTAATGTGGCGCATGGTTCTGGTGGACCAAGGGTAGTAAAATATGGCACTATACGCGAGTATATCTTAAATCTTGAAGTGGTTTTGCCTAACGGCGATATCATCTGGACAGGCGCAAATACTTTGAAGTATGCATCAGGCTATAATTTAACACAGTTAATGATCGGTTCGGAAGGTACTTTGGGGGTGGTAACCAAAATTGTAACCAAATTATTGCCAAAACCTACCCAGTCCGTTTTAATGATGGGCGCTTTCAGCACAAATGAAGATGCCTGTGCGGCGGTTTCGGCAATTTTCAGAGCTGGCGTTACGCCATCGGCTTTGGAATTTATGGAACGGAAAGGAGTGGAGTGGGTGATCAAGTTTGACGACATCAAATTTGATTTAAAAGATGGCGTGGCCGCTCTATTAATGATTGAGTTTGATGGTGATGATTTAGATGATATTTTCAAAAACTGCGAGAAAACAAATGTGGTTTTAGAAGAACACAACTGTACAGAAGTATTATTTGCAGATACTGCAGCTCAAAAGGAAGAATTGTGGCGGATGAGAAGAACCATGGCCGAATCGGTAAAATCCAATTCCGTATACAAAGAGGAAGATACTGTTGTGCCGCGGGCGGCTTTACCTCAACTCATTAATGGAATAAAAGAAATTGGCGCAAAATACGGTTTCGAAAGTGTTTGTTATGGTCACGCCGGTGATGGAAATCTACATGTAAACATCATTAAAGCCGGAATGAGTGATGAAGACTGGAAAAACAAACTCAAATTCGGTATTGCTGAAATATTTGAATTAACCACGGCTTTAGGTGGGACACTATCTGGAGAACATGGAATTGGCCTGGTACAAAAAGAATTTATGCCAATAAAGTATTCTGAAATCCACCTTAATTTAATGCGCGGAATTAAAACTGTTTTCGATCCGAATGGAATATTAAATCCCGGGAAGATTATGCCTGATTAA
- a CDS encoding Hsp20/alpha crystallin family protein, whose protein sequence is MTLVNFNNRTRNTAPYFNNVFDSLFSDAVSKNKLVDKSPNVNIHENETAYVIELAAPGLKKEDFQINLKKDTLSVWAEVKKDETQVSKDFTRKEFDYSSFARSFNLPDSADGDNITAEYKDGILSINISKKDDAKLQHKEIVVS, encoded by the coding sequence ATGACACTAGTAAATTTTAACAACAGAACCCGTAACACAGCTCCTTACTTTAACAATGTTTTTGATTCATTGTTTAGCGATGCAGTAAGTAAAAACAAATTGGTTGATAAATCACCAAATGTAAACATTCATGAAAATGAAACTGCTTATGTAATTGAGCTTGCTGCTCCAGGTTTGAAGAAAGAAGATTTTCAGATCAATTTGAAAAAAGATACGCTTTCTGTTTGGGCAGAAGTTAAAAAAGACGAAACCCAGGTAAGTAAAGACTTTACGCGTAAAGAATTTGATTATAGCTCATTTGCAAGATCATTTAATTTACCAGACAGTGCTGATGGTGATAATATTACTGCTGAATATAAAGACGGGATCTTATCAATTAACATCAGCAAAAAAGACGATGCTAAATTACAGCACAAAGAAATTGTAGTATCGTAA
- a CDS encoding thioesterase family protein, with protein sequence MIFKTFWQNKPKSKDKLTDIRAFSDKFNYKTNIHLRFIDFDLMGHVNNSIYFTYLEIARSKYWEEIIKWDWKKTGIVIAHAELDYILPIVMNDKIAIHVKTSRIGNTSFDLDYQIVKLKGTEEVICSKGKTVCIAVDYVTGKPTAIPDEEKQKMLAFEQLK encoded by the coding sequence ATGATTTTTAAGACATTTTGGCAAAATAAACCCAAATCAAAAGACAAATTGACAGATATCAGGGCTTTTTCAGACAAATTCAACTATAAAACCAATATCCATTTGCGCTTTATTGATTTCGATTTGATGGGGCATGTAAATAATTCTATCTATTTTACCTATCTCGAAATTGCCAGATCCAAATATTGGGAAGAAATTATAAAATGGGACTGGAAGAAAACCGGAATCGTGATTGCCCATGCAGAACTGGATTACATTTTACCGATTGTAATGAATGATAAAATCGCCATACATGTAAAAACATCGAGGATTGGTAACACCAGTTTTGACCTGGATTACCAAATTGTGAAACTAAAAGGAACAGAAGAAGTAATTTGCAGTAAAGGCAAAACCGTTTGCATTGCAGTTGATTATGTTACAGGTAAACCTACAGCTATCCCGGATGAAGAAAAGCAGAAAATGCTAGCTTTTGAGCAGTTAAAATAA